A window of Pusillimonas sp. DMV24BSW_D genomic DNA:
CGGGTATAGTTTTTTCCCTTATCTTGTCCTTGATAACGTCACCATCTGGGACGCCGCCGCCTCGGTGGATGCTTTACGGCTTATATTGGCGGCGGCTGTGATTGCTTTGCCGGTGGCGTTGATTTTCAATATTTGGGTGTACTGGCGGATGTTTGGGGTGTCGCGTCCCCCTCAACCTCCGGCTTTTCGGCAACGGGCAAATTAACTTTCACCTCAAGCCCGGGGCCGGGCTTGGCGTTTGCCAGGCTTAAATGCCCGCCGTGGGCACGGGCAATGGCGTCAGACAGGGCTAAACCCAATCCAACTGATCCGGTTCGGGTGCGCGCTTTGTCCAATCGGGAAAATGGCCGCAGGGCTTCAGCATGCTGCGCAGCGGCGATCCCGGGTCCGTAGTCACGTATATGAATACATGCACTACCTTCTTCCAGCGTAAGCGACACCTCTACCGGGGGCTCGCCGTGATTCAAGGCATTGGTGACCAGGTTGTCAATCAGGCGCCCCAGCGAAACCGGATCCGCCTGAATCCAGACGGTGGTTGTTGGCATACCCATTAAACGAACCTCACTGCCGGCGGTTTCCCAGGCGTTGATTTGCTCATCCAACCATTGAGTCAGGTTGAGGGGGCTGAAATGATAGGTGCTGGGGTCGGTTCCACGAACAAAACCAATAAATTGGTTAACCATGCGCTGCATATCTTGAATGTCTTTGCGCAGACCGTCTTTAACTTCGCCATCGTCGATCATCTCAGCACGCAGCCACATGCGAGACAAAGGGCCTTTCAAATCGTGGGGCAACCCGGCAAGAAGCGTGCGCTTGACCGTTTCCGACTCGCTAAGTGCATCCAGCATGGCATTGAAACGCTGCCCCAAAACTTTTGTTTCCGTCGGGCCCGACGGCGTTACACGTTGCGGCTGGCCGGCTGCCAATTGATCGGCTGCCCGTGCCAGTCGCGTAAGCGGACGGGTAATATGCCAGGAAAAAGCGGCGGCGACCAACAACAGTAGTCCCATCCCCCCCAGCCAGGCGAGAATTGTTTGGCTGCTAACGGGGGGGGATAAGCGATCAAGGGGGATAACCAGCCATTCCCGGGTGCGCTTGTCGGGGTTGTCGAAGCGGTTGTCGAGAGAAATATAAAGTCGGGGGAGTTCGCCTCGCGATAATCCAACGCGTGTGCCATCATCAAGCCGGTTGTTCAGGGCCGTTACGAAATGGCGCAGTTCACGTCGTAAGTCGTCGGGTGGTGAGCGTCGTTGTTGATCTGTTTCTTCCTGATTTTTACGTCTTCTTT
This region includes:
- a CDS encoding sensor histidine kinase, with the protein product MKFKHFTQRLVPRSLSTRLILLTLGTLLVVQAATLATVAHFRQKFTEEVTVEVTATTIRTLRASLAQVPEHARAELVKHASRGEWQLWSRTLPSNTRNIERRRKNQEETDQQRRSPPDDLRRELRHFVTALNNRLDDGTRVGLSRGELPRLYISLDNRFDNPDKRTREWLVIPLDRLSPPVSSQTILAWLGGMGLLLLVAAAFSWHITRPLTRLARAADQLAAGQPQRVTPSGPTETKVLGQRFNAMLDALSESETVKRTLLAGLPHDLKGPLSRMWLRAEMIDDGEVKDGLRKDIQDMQRMVNQFIGFVRGTDPSTYHFSPLNLTQWLDEQINAWETAGSEVRLMGMPTTTVWIQADPVSLGRLIDNLVTNALNHGEPPVEVSLTLEEGSACIHIRDYGPGIAAAQHAEALRPFSRLDKARTRTGSVGLGLALSDAIARAHGGHLSLANAKPGPGLEVKVNLPVAEKPEVEGDATPQTSASTPKY